The following coding sequences lie in one Erwinia amylovora genomic window:
- a CDS encoding DUF5993 family protein translates to MLAGKRKLSYLFWFAELIIILAWLKVHATTALLLSF, encoded by the coding sequence ATGCTTGCGGGAAAACGAAAGCTGTCTTATCTGTTTTGGTTCGCAGAACTGATTATTATCCTCGCGTGGTTGAAAGTTCATGCCACCACTGCGCTTCTCCTTTCGTTCTAG
- the ggt gene encoding gamma-glutamyltransferase — protein MSCKFVLRFLLAYGAISTFNAQAASAPAVEARHGMVVSSQAIASQVGVDILKQGGNAIDAAVAVGYAQAVVNPCCGNIGGGGFMLIHLAGGKETFINFRETAPAAARADMYLDANKNVRSDASLHGYSAVAVPGTVMGLDYAQTHYGKLSRQQVMAPAIKLAQKGFILTRADSDILDTTVSRFRLDAQAARWFLRPDGSPLQPGDRLKQPELAVTLSHISQSGTDYFYQSPIPQRVEAAAAKGGGIITAKDFADYRVTESAPLRCQYRGYEFISSPPPSSGGVALCEMINILAGYDMRALGFNSADSVHVMTEAMRIAYFDRNNSLGDPAFINNPLDKLLSTSYADRARRTIHQTDATPSQQPENKQVTGERPETTHYSVVDGQGNAVSTTYTVNGRFGAVVMAPDTGFFLNDEMDDFTTKIGEKNMFGLVQGASNAIAPGKRPLSSMSPTIVTRNNRVFLVLGSPGGSRIITASLQAALNIIDYGMLPQEAVDAPRIHHQWLPDEVYYEQGGLSFDTLKLLRQRGYKMTEQTPWGATELIMVAPTLNVNEKAADSGNDSAVSGQLRPGYLYGANDMRRPAGAAVGF, from the coding sequence ATGTCATGCAAGTTTGTTTTACGTTTTTTACTGGCGTACGGTGCCATTTCCACCTTTAACGCTCAGGCAGCTTCCGCTCCTGCCGTTGAGGCTCGCCACGGGATGGTTGTTAGCTCACAGGCAATTGCCTCACAGGTTGGGGTAGATATTCTCAAGCAAGGCGGCAATGCCATCGATGCAGCCGTTGCCGTCGGCTATGCTCAGGCAGTGGTTAATCCCTGCTGCGGCAACATTGGCGGCGGAGGATTTATGCTTATCCACCTTGCCGGTGGCAAAGAGACTTTTATCAATTTCCGTGAAACAGCGCCTGCCGCTGCCCGGGCAGATATGTATCTGGATGCTAATAAAAATGTCCGTTCTGACGCCAGCCTGCATGGCTACTCCGCCGTGGCCGTTCCCGGCACGGTGATGGGGCTGGATTATGCACAGACGCATTACGGCAAGCTAAGCCGCCAACAGGTCATGGCCCCGGCAATAAAACTGGCGCAGAAGGGTTTTATATTAACGCGTGCGGATAGCGATATTCTCGATACCACCGTCAGCCGCTTTCGACTGGATGCACAGGCTGCGCGCTGGTTTTTGCGCCCCGATGGCTCGCCGCTCCAGCCCGGCGATCGCCTGAAACAACCTGAACTTGCGGTGACCTTAAGCCATATTTCTCAGTCAGGTACGGATTATTTCTATCAGTCGCCCATTCCCCAGCGTGTTGAGGCTGCCGCGGCTAAAGGTGGCGGCATTATCACCGCGAAGGACTTCGCTGATTACCGCGTCACCGAAAGCGCGCCGTTACGCTGTCAGTACAGAGGCTACGAATTTATCTCATCCCCGCCCCCCAGTTCAGGCGGCGTAGCGCTGTGTGAAATGATCAATATCCTGGCCGGTTATGATATGCGCGCCCTGGGTTTCAATTCTGCCGACTCTGTCCACGTGATGACGGAAGCGATGCGTATCGCCTACTTCGACCGCAATAATTCGCTGGGCGATCCGGCATTTATCAACAATCCGCTGGATAAACTGTTGAGCACAAGCTATGCCGATCGGGCGCGGCGTACTATTCATCAAACGGATGCCACACCGTCTCAGCAGCCTGAAAATAAACAGGTCACAGGCGAACGCCCGGAGACGACCCACTATTCCGTAGTCGATGGACAAGGTAATGCGGTTTCGACCACCTACACGGTCAATGGCCGATTCGGTGCCGTGGTCATGGCGCCCGACACCGGTTTTTTCCTCAATGACGAAATGGACGACTTCACCACCAAAATCGGTGAAAAAAATATGTTTGGCCTGGTGCAGGGTGCCAGCAATGCCATCGCACCTGGAAAACGTCCGCTGTCTTCAATGTCGCCTACAATTGTTACGCGTAACAACCGCGTGTTTTTAGTTCTCGGGTCCCCTGGCGGCTCGCGTATTATTACCGCTTCGCTACAGGCTGCGCTGAATATTATTGATTACGGCATGCTGCCGCAGGAAGCGGTCGATGCGCCAAGGATCCATCATCAGTGGCTACCGGATGAAGTCTATTATGAACAGGGTGGACTTTCGTTTGATACCTTGAAACTGCTGCGCCAGCGCGGCTATAAAATGACCGAGCAGACGCCGTGGGGAGCAACTGAACTGATTATGGTTGCCCCCACGCTGAATGTGAATGAAAAAGCGGCCGACTCAGGCAATGATTCTGCCGTATCTGGCCAGTTGAGGCCCGGTTATCTGTATGGAGCAAATGACATGCGTCGACCAGCCGGTGCGGCAGTGGGCTTTTAA
- a CDS encoding ABC transporter substrate-binding protein, translated as MTFWGKVLILAGGLLTSAPLLAAPFVVEDVSGRKVEIKSAVQRVLLGEGRQIYLLAAFDTDAPFKRVVGWRDDLPKADFDSYQIYAKKYPSVAALPTFGGAKDGTFNVEQALTLKPDLVLMNLESKAATDESGLTEKLSKLGIPVVFIDFREKPFENAEKSIRIMGQLVGKSARAEEIIAFRQRQIDIVTDRLKNFQGQRPKVILDRAGGYTEECCMSFGDENFGRMVAVAGGINIAKGLIPGTFGMLNPEQIIAARPDVVVVTGANWKNYNTAGGWVGVGPGADLTVARQRLSALMKRPAFRTLPVATNGNAHAIWHQFYDSPYQFVAIQALAKWLHPELFKDIDPDATFREFYQRFLPIDYQPGYWVTLSPTAG; from the coding sequence ATGACGTTCTGGGGTAAAGTATTGATTCTGGCTGGCGGTTTGCTGACGTCAGCCCCTTTGCTGGCAGCACCGTTTGTGGTGGAAGATGTCAGCGGACGTAAAGTCGAGATTAAATCTGCGGTGCAGCGGGTGCTGCTTGGTGAAGGACGGCAGATCTACCTGCTGGCTGCGTTTGATACCGATGCGCCGTTCAAGCGCGTGGTCGGCTGGCGTGACGATTTGCCAAAGGCCGATTTTGACAGCTATCAGATTTATGCCAAGAAATACCCGTCTGTTGCCGCCCTGCCGACCTTTGGCGGAGCGAAGGATGGCACATTTAACGTCGAACAGGCACTGACGCTGAAGCCCGACCTGGTGCTGATGAATCTTGAATCTAAAGCCGCCACCGATGAGTCCGGACTGACCGAAAAACTGAGCAAATTGGGCATTCCGGTGGTGTTTATCGACTTCCGTGAAAAACCCTTTGAAAACGCTGAAAAGAGTATTCGCATCATGGGGCAACTGGTGGGCAAATCAGCGCGTGCTGAAGAGATCATCGCTTTCCGTCAACGGCAGATCGACATCGTCACCGACCGGTTGAAAAATTTCCAGGGCCAGCGGCCGAAAGTGATTCTGGATCGCGCGGGCGGCTATACGGAAGAGTGCTGCATGTCATTTGGTGATGAGAACTTTGGCCGTATGGTGGCAGTCGCCGGAGGTATTAACATCGCCAAAGGGCTGATTCCCGGCACTTTCGGTATGCTTAACCCGGAACAAATTATTGCCGCGCGCCCGGATGTGGTGGTGGTCACCGGCGCTAACTGGAAAAACTACAATACCGCAGGCGGCTGGGTTGGCGTCGGGCCGGGGGCGGATTTAACAGTAGCCCGCCAGCGGTTAAGCGCGCTAATGAAGCGCCCGGCGTTCCGTACTCTGCCGGTTGCTACCAATGGTAATGCGCATGCCATCTGGCATCAGTTCTACGACAGCCCGTATCAGTTCGTCGCTATTCAGGCGTTGGCGAAATGGCTGCATCCGGAGCTGTTTAAAGATATCGATCCGGATGCGACCTTCCGCGAGTTTTACCAGCGTTTTCTGCCGATTGACTATCAGCCAGGCTATTGGGTGACGCTGTCGCCGACGGCGGGGTAA
- a CDS encoding acid phosphatase: MRFLIPLLTAVLLVSPLTQAKNVAELAQIAAIANETTAAGNSTAVAELEKKVQGSLIDTLKGTSGTLTRSQLEKAKQGQALADKVWLTASGYDFGRNQQQQQQADVDLLAAFSRLPATTLQQNLATVEAINLNATSGLRQQALVDAEGENYLFFLADALGPRLGQAFIRAYSQGKLNKAAALIKASEVSTRYAKQHFGYTRPFLIPANTIHLVPDSAVVKDNHPYSANGGSFPSGHTNTGYTDALLIAVMVPERFVPLVDRAARYGYSRIVLGVHYPLDVMGSRMMAQRNVAYYLNDPQYRALFEAAKQQLRTALEKECGTSLSVCAQAPQKDDPYAAAPMQTFYRFTLTYHLPGNRVQPSPVLVPQGAEVLLEAPLPHLSAAQRRQLMVKTALAGGYPLSGNAEQSFWQRLNLHDAVAAAQ, translated from the coding sequence ATGCGCTTCCTTATACCACTCCTGACAGCCGTGCTGCTGGTCAGCCCGCTCACCCAGGCCAAAAACGTCGCTGAACTGGCGCAGATCGCGGCGATAGCTAATGAAACCACGGCGGCTGGTAACAGCACGGCTGTTGCAGAGCTGGAAAAAAAGGTGCAAGGCTCGCTGATCGATACCTTAAAAGGAACAAGTGGCACGCTGACTCGCAGCCAGCTGGAGAAGGCGAAGCAGGGCCAGGCGCTGGCGGATAAGGTGTGGTTAACCGCCTCCGGTTACGACTTTGGCAGAAACCAGCAGCAGCAGCAGCAGGCGGATGTCGACCTGCTGGCTGCTTTTAGCCGTCTGCCGGCAACGACTTTACAGCAGAACCTCGCAACGGTGGAGGCTATCAATCTCAATGCAACCAGTGGGCTACGTCAACAGGCGCTGGTGGATGCCGAAGGGGAGAATTATCTCTTTTTCCTCGCCGATGCGCTCGGGCCACGCCTTGGTCAGGCATTTATCCGCGCTTATAGTCAAGGTAAGTTAAACAAAGCCGCAGCGCTGATCAAGGCGAGTGAAGTCAGCACCCGCTACGCGAAACAGCACTTCGGCTACACGCGACCGTTCCTGATCCCTGCTAACACCATCCATCTGGTGCCGGACAGTGCGGTAGTGAAAGATAACCATCCGTACAGCGCCAACGGTGGCTCGTTCCCCAGCGGTCACACCAATACCGGCTATACCGATGCTCTGCTGATTGCCGTGATGGTGCCAGAACGCTTTGTGCCGTTGGTGGATCGCGCAGCACGCTACGGCTACTCGCGCATCGTGCTCGGCGTACACTACCCGCTGGATGTCATGGGTTCACGCATGATGGCGCAGCGTAATGTGGCGTATTACCTCAATGACCCGCAGTACCGCGCCCTGTTCGAAGCGGCGAAGCAGCAGCTACGTACGGCGTTGGAGAAAGAGTGCGGCACGTCGCTGTCCGTCTGCGCGCAGGCACCGCAAAAGGATGATCCCTACGCGGCAGCACCCATGCAGACCTTCTACCGTTTTACGCTGACCTACCATCTGCCGGGCAATCGGGTACAGCCTTCACCCGTGCTGGTGCCGCAAGGGGCTGAAGTGCTGCTGGAAGCCCCGTTACCCCATTTGAGCGCGGCGCAGCGCCGTCAGCTGATGGTGAAGACGGCGCTGGCGGGCGGCTACCCGCTGTCGGGTAATGCTGAACAGAGCTTCTGGCAGCGTCTTAACCTGCACGATGCGGTGGCCGCAGCACAGTAG
- a CDS encoding disulfide bond formation protein B, with protein sequence MQSSVKKDLSRPLNMIMLIPVIVALLCAFYFQLRYYDLPCPLCLLQRAALLLTGAGLLFNLYFGNRKLHYGMVIFGALALATVATRHVFLHIMPGDTGYGLPFLGIHLYTWSLILAVALIFGVAVTLMITPDAATPSVVNKSITQKILMIIYALIVVANLLSTVLQCGGGQCDDNPTYYQLLK encoded by the coding sequence ATGCAATCGTCTGTTAAAAAAGATTTATCCCGCCCGCTGAATATGATCATGCTTATTCCGGTTATTGTCGCTTTACTTTGCGCATTTTATTTTCAGCTGAGGTATTACGATCTGCCATGCCCGCTTTGTCTGCTGCAACGTGCGGCTTTACTGCTGACAGGAGCGGGCCTGCTTTTTAACCTCTATTTTGGCAACAGAAAGCTGCATTATGGCATGGTCATTTTCGGTGCCTTAGCACTGGCCACCGTCGCCACCCGACATGTTTTCCTGCATATCATGCCCGGTGATACAGGCTATGGATTGCCGTTCCTTGGCATACATTTGTATACATGGAGTTTAATTCTGGCCGTGGCGTTAATCTTTGGCGTGGCAGTGACTTTAATGATCACCCCGGATGCCGCTACACCTTCTGTCGTTAATAAATCTATAACGCAGAAAATTCTTATGATTATTTATGCCTTGATTGTGGTGGCCAATCTGTTGTCAACAGTGCTGCAATGTGGCGGCGGTCAGTGTGATGATAACCCAACTTATTATCAGTTACTGAAATAG
- a CDS encoding YlaC family protein — MEEVKQILLREIDTLNREEQRDNKPRFSFKFLKTHPGLWASMYGCYALTVALIFTTDFLGWPAFWGATLFVLLMSGLMLMDINPKYRFEDIDTLDLRVCYNGEWYYVRTLSQQAVSDILASDNVPDNVKQGINKLLSLKGEVDFYDVFHLTWGQKRAATV, encoded by the coding sequence ATGGAAGAAGTGAAACAGATACTGCTGCGCGAGATCGATACGTTAAATCGTGAGGAGCAGCGCGACAACAAACCACGTTTCAGCTTTAAGTTCCTTAAAACCCATCCCGGTCTCTGGGCCTCGATGTATGGCTGCTACGCGTTAACCGTTGCGCTGATTTTCACCACCGACTTTCTTGGCTGGCCTGCATTCTGGGGCGCGACCCTATTCGTTCTGCTGATGAGTGGACTGATGCTGATGGATATCAATCCCAAATATCGCTTCGAGGATATCGATACCCTTGACCTGCGCGTTTGCTACAATGGCGAATGGTATTACGTACGTACCCTGTCTCAACAGGCCGTATCCGATATTCTTGCCAGTGACAATGTGCCGGACAACGTTAAGCAAGGCATTAATAAACTGTTGTCACTAAAGGGCGAAGTGGATTTCTACGACGTGTTTCATCTGACCTGGGGCCAGAAACGCGCAGCCACGGTCTGA
- a CDS encoding transcriptional regulator, whose protein sequence is MTVDCIINHWSVDFASGTLLHQSSGEQRRLGEYQLKLLRVLAENAGKIVSREELNHLVWERRVIGNNSLPNAIHALRIALEDDGKQQKIIRTMPKKGYILEAEFCEFVPPLQAETDLAEADSPKEPFRDAEPEPVALAPHNPAAAPPAEHRQRRSVHPLWYWLVPLQVSVLIALLIWIMLPDDLFFRTHIREQDTGVYSNIRLLELHRRNEKTSAATELSKQLEPAFYSLNQKLKKQQVHMEVFFFSSGVSLNYTLTLKSQCDSKQLAMNIVNWRMNGSLLSALIFRESERKLNEMANCVN, encoded by the coding sequence ATGACTGTAGATTGTATTATTAATCACTGGAGCGTTGATTTCGCTTCCGGTACTTTGCTCCATCAAAGCAGCGGCGAACAACGTCGTTTAGGTGAGTACCAGCTTAAGTTGCTACGAGTGCTGGCAGAAAATGCCGGGAAAATAGTCTCGCGCGAAGAGTTAAATCATCTGGTCTGGGAGCGGCGTGTTATTGGTAATAACAGCCTGCCCAACGCGATCCATGCGCTGCGTATTGCGCTTGAGGATGATGGTAAGCAGCAAAAAATTATCCGAACCATGCCTAAGAAGGGTTATATTCTTGAAGCTGAATTTTGCGAATTTGTCCCCCCTCTGCAGGCAGAAACAGATTTAGCAGAAGCCGATTCACCGAAGGAGCCGTTCAGGGATGCAGAGCCTGAGCCTGTGGCGCTGGCTCCACACAATCCTGCTGCCGCTCCTCCAGCTGAACATCGCCAGCGGCGATCCGTTCACCCGCTGTGGTACTGGCTGGTTCCCCTACAAGTCTCTGTTTTAATTGCCCTGCTTATCTGGATAATGCTACCCGACGATCTCTTCTTCCGCACGCACATCCGCGAGCAGGATACCGGGGTATACAGCAACATTCGCCTGCTTGAATTACATCGTCGCAACGAGAAGACGTCCGCCGCCACTGAATTGAGTAAACAGCTGGAACCCGCTTTTTATTCTCTCAACCAGAAGCTTAAAAAGCAGCAGGTGCACATGGAGGTGTTCTTTTTTTCCTCCGGGGTTTCGCTCAATTATACTCTGACGCTTAAAAGCCAGTGCGACAGTAAGCAGCTGGCCATGAATATCGTTAACTGGCGTATGAACGGTTCTCTGCTAAGTGCTCTGATCTTCCGGGAAAGTGAGAGAAAGCTGAATGAAATGGCAAACTGTGTCAATTAG
- the ftnA gene encoding non-heme ferritin, producing the protein MLTYEMTAQLNDQLNLEFYSANLYLQMSAWCNDKGFEGAAAFLREHSAEEMQHMQRLFNYLSDTGAMPVLGTIDAPPVTFNSLNEVLEQAYQHEQLITLKINELAHSAMTTQDYSTFNFLQWYVAEQHEEEKLFKSVLDKLALVGNSGQALFFVDKDLKKMSEPGAHSHQA; encoded by the coding sequence ATGCTGACTTACGAAATGACCGCTCAGCTGAACGATCAGCTGAATCTGGAGTTCTATTCTGCCAACCTGTACCTGCAGATGAGTGCGTGGTGCAATGACAAAGGTTTTGAAGGCGCTGCCGCTTTTCTGCGCGAGCACTCGGCAGAAGAGATGCAGCATATGCAGCGTCTGTTTAACTACCTGAGCGATACCGGCGCGATGCCGGTGCTGGGCACCATTGATGCCCCCCCGGTTACCTTTAATTCTTTGAACGAAGTGCTGGAGCAGGCATATCAGCATGAACAGCTGATTACTCTCAAAATCAATGAGCTGGCGCATTCCGCTATGACCACTCAGGATTACTCAACGTTTAACTTCCTGCAGTGGTATGTCGCCGAGCAGCATGAAGAGGAGAAGCTGTTTAAATCTGTGCTGGATAAACTGGCGCTGGTGGGTAACAGCGGTCAGGCGCTATTCTTCGTTGATAAAGATTTGAAGAAAATGAGCGAACCCGGCGCACATTCTCACCAGGCATAA
- a CDS encoding 6-phospho-beta-glucosidase has translation MSLPNDFLWGGAVAAHQVEGGWDQGGKGPSIVDVLSGGAHGVDRVITDGVDAAHHYPNHQAVDFYHRYKEDIALFAEMGFKCFRTSIAWTRIFPQGDELEPNEAGLQFYDDLFDELLKYNIEPVITLSHFEMPQHLVKEYGGWLNRNVVDFFVRYSEVVLKRYQHKVKYWMTFNEINNQRNWRYPLFGYCNSGVIFTDHEKPEQAMYQVLHHQFVASARVVKLGHQINPDLKIGCMLAIVPLYPWSCHPDDVMFAQQAMRERHLFGDVHLRGYYPSYIVKEWQRKGYQIEMQPGDEQALREGCADYLGFSYYMSNAVQFSARDSDDGRHIEGFPGSRPNPHVKASDWGWQIDPVGLRYTLNAFWERYQKPMFIVENGFGAYDKMEADGQINDDYRIAYLQAHIEQMKIAVLEDGVELMGYTPWGCIDCVSFTTGQYDKRYGFIHVNKNDDGSGDLARSKKKSFNWYKQVIASNGEDL, from the coding sequence ATGTCATTACCAAACGATTTTTTATGGGGCGGTGCGGTTGCGGCGCATCAGGTTGAAGGCGGCTGGGACCAGGGCGGTAAAGGTCCCAGCATTGTCGACGTTCTGTCTGGCGGCGCGCACGGTGTGGATCGCGTGATTACCGACGGTGTTGATGCAGCGCATCACTATCCTAACCATCAGGCGGTGGATTTCTATCATCGTTACAAAGAAGACATCGCGCTGTTTGCCGAAATGGGCTTTAAGTGTTTCCGCACCTCGATTGCCTGGACGCGCATCTTCCCGCAGGGCGACGAGCTGGAGCCGAACGAAGCCGGTTTACAATTCTACGATGACCTGTTCGACGAATTGCTGAAGTACAATATCGAACCGGTGATCACCCTTTCCCACTTCGAGATGCCACAGCATCTGGTGAAAGAGTACGGTGGCTGGCTGAACCGCAACGTGGTTGATTTCTTTGTGCGCTACAGCGAAGTGGTGCTGAAACGCTATCAGCACAAAGTGAAATACTGGATGACCTTTAACGAGATCAATAACCAGCGCAACTGGCGTTATCCGCTGTTCGGCTACTGCAACTCCGGGGTGATTTTCACCGATCATGAGAAGCCGGAGCAGGCGATGTACCAGGTTCTGCATCATCAGTTTGTCGCCAGCGCCCGGGTGGTGAAACTGGGTCACCAGATCAACCCCGATCTAAAAATCGGCTGTATGCTGGCGATTGTGCCGCTCTATCCCTGGTCATGCCACCCGGACGATGTCATGTTCGCCCAGCAAGCAATGCGCGAGCGCCATCTGTTTGGCGATGTGCATCTGCGCGGCTACTATCCGTCTTACATCGTCAAAGAGTGGCAGCGCAAAGGTTATCAGATCGAGATGCAGCCCGGTGACGAGCAGGCGCTGCGCGAGGGCTGCGCCGACTATCTGGGCTTTAGCTATTATATGAGTAACGCGGTGCAGTTCTCGGCCAGGGACAGCGACGATGGCCGCCATATTGAAGGCTTCCCCGGCAGCCGCCCGAATCCACATGTGAAAGCATCCGACTGGGGCTGGCAGATCGATCCGGTCGGCCTGCGCTACACGTTGAATGCCTTCTGGGAACGCTATCAGAAACCGATGTTTATAGTGGAAAACGGCTTTGGCGCCTACGACAAGATGGAAGCCGATGGTCAGATCAACGACGACTACCGCATTGCCTATTTGCAGGCGCATATCGAGCAGATGAAAATCGCGGTGCTGGAAGACGGCGTGGAGCTGATGGGCTACACCCCCTGGGGCTGCATTGACTGCGTATCCTTCACCACCGGCCAGTACGACAAGCGCTACGGATTTATCCACGTCAATAAAAACGACGACGGCAGCGGCGACCTGGCGCGCTCAAAGAAAAAGAGCTTTAACTGGTACAAGCAGGTCATTGCCAGCAACGGCGAGGATTTGTAA
- a CDS encoding PLP-dependent aminotransferase family protein codes for MAKYEQLVGQIRQQIESEIWLPGEKLPSLREQVRLSGMSMMTVMHAYQVLESQGLIQSRPQSGYVVAPHAEFLSQPLSHQKVQLAESVDINAFIFDVLQACRDPRIVPFGSAFPDPELFPQRQMMRALTTVSHSMKAVDALLNLPPGNDVLRKTLAQRYALQGVQVAPDDIVITNGALEALNLSLQALTEPGDWVAIENPSFYGALQAIERLKLKSVAIATDPQTGIDLDELERALERWPIKALWMMTNQQNPVGCTLSREKKQRLVELLAQRGVSLIEDDVYSELYFGSEKPLPAKAFDSGDTVLHCSSFSKNLVAGFRVGWVAAGKHAQRIQRLQLMSTLSTSAPLQQALATYLSTGSYDRHLRRLRRVLEQRKNLARQALKKYLPAGARMNDSHGGYFLWIELPKQINTTALCYSALRHNISIAPGKMFSSSEQYANYFRFNTAWWSESQETAVATLGRLIAEWHQG; via the coding sequence GTGGCAAAATATGAACAGCTGGTCGGGCAAATTCGTCAGCAAATTGAAAGCGAAATATGGTTGCCGGGGGAAAAGTTGCCCTCGCTGCGTGAACAGGTCAGGTTGAGTGGTATGAGCATGATGACGGTAATGCATGCTTATCAGGTGCTGGAAAGCCAGGGATTGATCCAGTCGCGCCCGCAGTCGGGCTATGTAGTTGCGCCTCATGCCGAATTCCTCAGCCAGCCGCTCAGTCATCAGAAGGTACAGCTGGCAGAATCAGTGGATATCAACGCTTTCATTTTCGACGTGTTGCAGGCCTGTCGCGATCCGCGCATCGTGCCGTTTGGCTCTGCGTTTCCCGACCCGGAGCTGTTTCCCCAGCGTCAGATGATGCGTGCGCTGACCACCGTTTCCCACAGTATGAAAGCCGTTGATGCTCTGCTTAATTTGCCGCCAGGTAACGACGTTTTACGCAAAACGCTGGCACAGCGATATGCCTTGCAGGGCGTTCAGGTCGCGCCGGATGATATCGTTATCACCAATGGCGCGCTGGAGGCGCTTAACCTCTCTTTGCAGGCGCTAACCGAGCCGGGAGACTGGGTGGCGATTGAAAATCCCTCGTTTTACGGCGCGCTGCAGGCGATTGAACGGCTTAAACTGAAGTCCGTGGCGATTGCCACCGATCCGCAAACCGGTATCGATCTTGATGAGCTGGAGCGCGCGCTGGAGCGCTGGCCGATCAAAGCGCTATGGATGATGACCAATCAGCAGAACCCGGTGGGCTGTACGCTAAGCAGAGAGAAGAAGCAACGGCTGGTAGAGCTGCTGGCGCAGCGTGGCGTCTCGCTGATTGAAGATGATGTTTACAGTGAACTCTATTTCGGCAGTGAGAAGCCGTTGCCGGCAAAAGCGTTTGACTCAGGTGATACCGTTCTGCATTGCTCTTCATTTTCAAAAAATCTGGTGGCGGGATTCCGTGTCGGATGGGTAGCGGCGGGTAAACATGCCCAGCGTATTCAGCGGTTGCAATTGATGAGCACGCTGTCAACCAGTGCGCCGCTGCAGCAGGCGCTGGCAACCTATCTGAGTACGGGGAGCTACGACCGACATCTGCGGCGTTTGCGTCGGGTACTGGAACAGCGAAAGAATCTGGCGCGTCAGGCGCTGAAAAAATATCTGCCAGCCGGGGCGCGAATGAATGATTCGCACGGTGGCTACTTTTTGTGGATTGAACTGCCAAAGCAGATTAATACAACGGCGCTTTGCTACAGTGCGCTGCGCCATAATATCAGCATCGCACCGGGGAAAATGTTCTCCTCCAGCGAGCAGTACGCCAACTATTTCCGTTTTAACACCGCATGGTGGAGTGAGTCGCAGGAAACGGCGGTTGCCACGCTGGGCAGGTTGATCGCAGAGTGGCACCAGGGTTGA